One window of the Campylobacter showae CSUNSWCD genome contains the following:
- the dcm gene encoding DNA (cytosine-5-)-methyltransferase: MNIIPQIIDNSPAILIKNKRIRLQMTQKELADAVGMSKFGDRTIRRWENGESQPSSIELKHILSFPEKVPFPNNENAPYKIIDLFAGIGGTRLGFYQTGKTNVVFSSEIDKFAVKTYKANFGETPFGDITKISEKDIPNHDIIVGGFPCQAFSQAGKKLGFEDTRGTLFFEIARIIKEKRPKAFLLENVKNLKSHDKGRTYKTIEKTLKDLNYDVHSIILKAKDFGVPQNRERIYIVGFDKDKIDNYKDFSFPIPPCPDVSVGNILEQNVDTKYTISNALWQGHQRRKKEHKIKGNGFGYTLFNENSPYTNTLSARYYKDGSEILIEQKGKNPRKLTPREAARLQGFPENYIIPVSDTQSYKQFGNSVAVTVIHAIANNIIDILDTCTKKEID, translated from the coding sequence ATGAATATTATACCACAAATCATAGATAATTCCCCTGCTATTTTAATAAAAAATAAGCGTATCAGATTACAAATGACTCAAAAAGAATTAGCTGATGCTGTTGGTATGTCCAAATTCGGAGATAGGACAATTCGCAGATGGGAAAATGGAGAAAGTCAGCCATCGTCCATTGAGCTGAAACATATTTTATCATTTCCTGAAAAAGTACCTTTCCCCAATAATGAAAATGCCCCCTATAAAATCATTGATTTATTTGCCGGAATTGGTGGTACAAGGCTTGGATTTTACCAAACAGGTAAAACAAATGTCGTATTCAGTAGTGAAATTGATAAATTTGCAGTAAAAACATATAAGGCAAATTTTGGTGAAACTCCTTTTGGAGATATTACAAAAATATCTGAAAAAGATATTCCTAATCATGATATTATTGTCGGTGGTTTTCCTTGTCAAGCATTTAGTCAAGCCGGTAAAAAGCTTGGTTTTGAAGATACTCGTGGAACATTATTTTTTGAAATTGCAAGAATTATTAAAGAGAAACGACCTAAGGCATTTCTTCTTGAAAATGTCAAAAACCTAAAATCTCACGATAAAGGTCGTACCTATAAAACAATAGAAAAAACATTAAAGGATTTAAACTACGATGTTCATTCTATTATACTTAAAGCAAAAGACTTCGGTGTTCCACAAAATAGAGAGCGTATTTACATTGTTGGATTTGATAAGGATAAAATAGATAACTATAAAGATTTTTCTTTTCCAATTCCTCCCTGCCCAGATGTTTCTGTGGGAAATATTTTAGAGCAAAATGTTGATACTAAATACACCATTTCAAATGCACTTTGGCAAGGTCATCAACGACGAAAGAAAGAACATAAAATAAAGGGAAATGGATTTGGTTACACATTGTTCAATGAAAACAGTCCTTATACAAATACATTATCTGCAAGATATTATAAAGACGGGAGTGAAATACTTATTGAGCAAAAAGGAAAAAATCCACGAAAACTAACACCTCGTGAAGCTGCAAGACTTCAAGGCTTCCCCGAAAACTATATCATTCCTGTAAGTGATACTCAAAGTTACAAACAGTTTGGTAATTCTGTTGCCGTTACTGTTATCCATGCAATTGCAAATAACATAATTGATATACTTGATACCTGTACTAAAAAAGAGATTGACTAA
- a CDS encoding DUF4368 domain-containing protein has protein sequence MEEKEKVEIEKKKIRLMESKNRLQELERLMCRIYEDMILEKIPSNRYEILNSQYETEQIALSKEIKDLEFAISRYEKETDKAKKFISLISRYENFDELTTTMINEFVEKIIVHERNRKGSQTSKQKIEIYFNFIGNYEPPKEELTEEEEEERLKIEEEERKIKERKDRLHQNYLKRKVNGKQQEYEERYKARREQRKQEKLKVLKRAGIQVNKLEKRD, from the coding sequence ATGGAAGAAAAGGAAAAAGTAGAGATAGAAAAGAAAAAAATAAGATTAATGGAAAGTAAAAACAGGCTTCAGGAACTTGAACGATTGATGTGCCGTATTTACGAAGATATGATACTTGAAAAAATACCAAGTAATAGATATGAGATACTTAACAGTCAATATGAAACAGAGCAAATAGCTTTAAGCAAAGAAATTAAAGACTTAGAGTTTGCAATATCAAGATATGAAAAAGAAACAGATAAGGCGAAAAAGTTTATATCTCTAATAAGCCGATATGAAAATTTTGATGAACTTACAACTACAATGATAAATGAGTTTGTAGAAAAGATTATTGTTCATGAAAGGAATAGAAAAGGTAGTCAAACATCAAAGCAAAAAATAGAGATATATTTTAATTTTATCGGTAACTATGAGCCACCAAAAGAAGAATTGACTGAAGAAGAAGAAGAAGAAAGATTAAAAATTGAGGAAGAAGAGAGAAAAATCAAGGAAAGAAAAGATAGACTTCATCAAAACTACTTAAAGCGTAAAGTAAATGGAAAACAACAGGAATATGAGGAAAGGTATAAGGCAAGGAGAGAACAGAGAAAACAAGAAAAATTAAAGGTTCTGAAAAGGGCAGGTATACAAGTTAATAAGTTAGAAAAAAGAGATTGA